One genomic window of Panicum hallii strain FIL2 chromosome 6, PHallii_v3.1, whole genome shotgun sequence includes the following:
- the LOC112896242 gene encoding U-box domain-containing protein 8, which yields MEAWPDDFRCPITLEVMTDPVILPSGHTFERRSIQRWLDGGHLTCPVTNLPLPPSPPLIPNHALRRLIAAVAPSAVAAPVPSEGPAQGRQEAAPAVQSSSSVAALLRLAKSGAAGRREVLESGNAAVLLRHAAAGDEAAARALLLLTLDGDDTRVGLVADGAVDALSAAVRRGGAVAALAATALTSLATVDVNKCSIGAHPSVIPELVGLLRRGDPRERREAATALYELCKLPENRRRAVREGAAPALADFAAVGSARAVEVLGLLAKCREGRQELCKIPGIVSVLSGVAGSGTSRAIEQAVLVLNWICSESNELALEAIKLGAFQLCETLVNDDNCKIAKNAVELARTLETA from the coding sequence ATGGAGGCGTGGCCGGACGACTTCCGGTGCCCCATCACGCTGGAGGTCATGACGGACCCCGTCATCCTACCCTCCGGCCACACCTTCGAGCGCCGCAGCATCCAGCGCTGGCTCGACGGGGGGCACCTCACCTGCCCCGTCACCAACCTCCCGCTTCCGCCCTCCCCGCCGCTCATCCCCAACCACGCGCTGCGCCGCCTCATAGCCGCCGTCGCACCTTCAGCGGTGGCCGCCCCCGTCCCCTCTGAGGGGCCTGCGCAGGGGAGGCAagaagcggcgccggcggttCAGTCCTCGTCGTCCGTGGCGGCGCTGCTGAGGCTGGCCAAGTCCGGCGCCGCCGGACGGAGGGAGGTGCTGGAGTCCGGCAACGCGGCGGTGCTGCTGCGGCACGCGGCGGCCGGGGACGAGGCGGCGGCCCGGGCGCTCCTGCTCCTCACCCTGGACGGCGACGACACGCGCGTCGGGCTCGTAGCGGACGGCGCCGTAGACGCGCTCTCCGCCGCGgtacgccgcggcggcgcggtcgcCGCGCTCGCGGCCACGGCGCTCACCAGCCTCGCCACCGTCGACGTCAACAAATGCAGCATCGGGGCGCACCCCTCCGTCATCCCGGAGCTGGTGGggctcctccgccgcggcgACCCGCGGGAGCGCCGCGAGGCGGCCACGGCCCTCTACGAGCTCTGCAAGTTGCCGGAGAACCGCCGCCGCGCGGTGCGCGAAGGCGCGGCGCCCGCGCTCGCCGACTTCGCCGCCGTCGGCTCCGCCCGCGCCGTCGAGGTGCTCGGCCTCCTCGCCAAGTGCCGCGAGGGGCGCCAGGAGCTGTGCAAGATCCCCGGCATCGTGTCCGTGCTCTCGGGCGTCGCCGGAAGCGGCACCTCCCGTGCAATCGagcaggccgtgctcgtcctcAACTGGATTTGCTCGGAGAGCAACGAATTGGCATTGGAAGCGATAAAGCTGGGAGCTTTCCAGCTCTGTGAGACCCTGGTGAACGACGACAACTGCAAGATCGCCAAGAACGCGGTCGAATTGGCCCGGACGCTCGAGACAGCATGA
- the LOC112897684 gene encoding tryptophan decarboxylase 1-like, whose translation MGSLDTTPAAFSAFGDDAGSFQPLNPEDVRSYLHKAVDFISDYYKSVESLPVLPDVKPGYLQGELQAAPPASSAPFDVAMKELRAAVVPGMTHWASPNFFAFFPSTNSAAAIAGDLIASAMNTVGFTWQANPAATEMEVLALDWLAQLLRLPASFMNRTAAGRGTGGGVILGTTSEAMLVTLVAARDAALRRSGSEGVSGLPRLAVYAADQTHSTFFKACRLAGFDPANIRSIPTGPETDYALDPAKLLEIMQADVDAGLVPTYICATVGTTSSNAVDPVGAIADVAAVFNAWVHVDAAYAGSACICPEFRHHLDGVERVDSISMSPHKWLMTCLDCTCLWVRDTHRLTDSLETSPEYLKNDASESGTVTDLKDMQVGVGRRFRGLKLWMVMRTYGAAKLQEHIRSDVAMAKMFEDSVRSDDRFEVVVPRNFALVCFRIKPSRGMTEEDADEANRELMERLNRTGKAYLAHTVVGGKFVLRFAVGSSLQEERHVRSAWELIKKTTAEIMQEKIVVE comes from the coding sequence ATGGGCAGCTTGGACACCACCCCGGCCGCCTTCTCCGCCTTCGGCGACGACGCCGGATCGTTCCAGCCCCTCAACCCCGAGGACGTCCGCTCCTACCTCCACAAGGCCGTCGACTTTATCTCCGACTACTACAAGTCCGTCGAGTCCCTGCCCGTGCTCCCCGACGTCAAGCCGGGGTACCTGCAGGGCGAGCTgcaggccgcgccgcccgcctcctccgcgccctTCGACGTCGCCATGAAGGAGCTCAGGgccgccgtcgtccccggcATGACCCACTGGGCCAGCCCCAACTTCTTCGCCTTCTTCCCCTCCACCAACAGCGCCGCGGCGATCGCCGGGGACCTCATCGCCTCCGCGATGAACACCGTGGGATTCACGTGGCAGGccaaccccgccgccaccgagATGGAGGTGCTCGCGCTCGACTGGCTCGCGCAGCTCCTGCGCCTGCCGGCGAGCTTCATGaaccgcaccgccgccggccgcggcacTGGAGGTGGCGTCATCCTCGGCACCACCAGCGAGGCCATGCTCGTCACGCTCGTCGCGGCGCGTGACGCCGCGCTGCGGCGGAGCGGGTCGGAGGGCGTCTCCGGGCTGCCGCGCCTCGCCGTGTACGCCGCCGACCAGACCCACTCCACGTTCTTCAAGGCCTGCCGCCTCGCCGGGTTCGACCCGGCCAACATCCGGTCCATCCCCACCGGCCCTGAGACGGATTACGCCCTCGATCCGGCGAAGCTGCTCGAGATCATGCAGGCCGATGTCGACGCCGGCCTCGTGCCGACCTACATCTGCGCCACGGTCGGCACCACCTCGTCCAACGCCGTCGACCCAGTCGGAGCCATCGCCGATGTCGCCGCCGTGTTCAACGCGTGGGTGCACGTCGACGCCGCCTACGCCGGCAGCGCGTGCATCTGCCCGGAGTTCCGGCACCACCTCGACGGCGTCGAGCGCGTCGACTCCATCAGCATGAGCCCGCACAAGTGGCTCATGACGTGCCTGGACTGCACATGCCTGTGGGTGCGCGACACCCACCGGCTCACCGACTCGCTGGAGACCAGCCCGGAGTACCTCAAGAACGACGCCAGCGAGTCTGGCACCGTCACCGACCTCAAGGACATGCAGGTCGGCGTCGGCCGCCGCTTCCGCGGGCTCAAGCTGTGGATGGTCATGCGCACCTACGGCGCCGCCAAGCTCCAGGAGCACATCCGGAGCGACGTCGCCATGGCCAAGATGTTCGAGGACAGTGTCAGGTCCGATGACCGGTTCGAGGTCGTCGTGCCGAGGAACTTCGCTCTTGTCTGTTTCAGGATCAAGCCCAGTCGCGGCATGACGGAGGAGGACGCCGACGAGGCCAACCGCGAGCTCATGGAGCGCCTGAACAGGACGGGGAAGGCGTACCTGGCGCACACGGTGGTCGGCGGCAAGTTCGTGCTGCGGTTCGCCGTGGGGTCGTCGCTGCAGGAGGAGAGGCACGTCCGGAGCGCGTGGGAGCTCATCAAGAAGACGACCGCCGAGATCATGCAGGAAAAGATCGTTGTGGAGTAG
- the LOC112896839 gene encoding uncharacterized protein LOC112896839 — MHAIGELRNDFITPPSTSTPAKIAGNPRWDPYFKDCIGAIDGTHVRASVPKHKEASFRGRKSYPTQNVMAAVDFNLRFTFVLAGWEGTAHDALVLRDALERENGLRVPQGKFYLVDAGYGAKPGFLPPFRGVRYHLNEWGNNPVQNEKELFNHRHSSLRVTVERAFGALKRRFKILDDATPFFPFSTQVEIVVACCIIHNWVIQDGGDDFIIEASEDSTTINHHTSSHGQAAEHAFMVNFRQELANAMWADYHGMDMEASGAKAASGLCQWTPTQSTFVLTFLTNIVADGTKTSTGFKKVHLNACAKALNDHFKLTRTGDQVSNHLKTWKKKYARINYLKNLSAALWDEDEFIVSLDHDHYKGHMADPKNKADDEYLNKPLPYYGFLATIFGNSVATGQYAKSSNDPIGTDRSEGVSHGGDATAENDGLNHGIDKSVINDDISSSARPAKRAKTIDDTGRKTDGLVEAFQCGTQTLANAIAQASSALPHGLFEAVDSLPGFELHHKTRYYQYLVRHPNDAHAFVNLPSDWKLSWFSSFVAENF, encoded by the exons ATGCACGCTATTGGAGAGCTACGAAACGACTTCATTACACCACCGTCGACATCAACTCCAGCTAAAATTGCAGGAAACCCAAGATGGGATCCTTACTTTAAG GATTGTATTGGAGCAATAGATGGCACACACGTGCGGGCCTCTGTTCCTAAACACAAGGAGGCTTCCTTTCGTGGTAGAAAGAGTTATCCTACTCAAAATGTCATGGCAgctgtagattttaatcttcgATTCACATTTGTGTTGGCCGGTTGGGAGGGGACAGCCCATGACGCTCTAGTCTTACGGGATGCTTTAGAGAGGGAAAATGGTCTTCGTGTTCCACAAG GCAAGTTCTACCTAGTTGATGCCGGATATGGAGCCAAACCTGGATTTTTGCCCCCTTTTCGTGGTGTTCGGTACCACTTGAACGAGTGGGGCAACAATCCTGTGCAAAATGAGAAGGAATTATTCAATCATAGGCACTCATCGTTGAGAGTCACTGTTGAGCGGGCATTTGGTGCGTTGAAGAGGAGATTTAAAATTCTAGATGATGCCACACCATTCTTTCCCTTCTCTACACAAGTAGAAATTGTGGTTGCTTGTTGTATTATTCACAACTGGGTTATACAAGATGGAGGTGATGACTTTATCATTGAAGCGAGTGAGGACTCGACTACCATTAATCATCATACATCTTCTCATGGACAAGCAGCAGAGCATGCCTTTATGGTTAACTTCAGGCAGGAACTTGCCAATGCCATGTGGGCAGACTATCAT GGGATGGACATGGAGGCAAGCGGTGCAAAAGCTGCTAGTGGACTGTGTCAATGGACTCCAACTCAGTCCACATTTGTGCTCACCTTTCTTACTAATATTGTAGCTGATGGCACAAAGACCTCTACCGGCTTCAAGAAAGTTCATCTCAACGCTTGTGCTAAGGCTCTCAACGATCATTTTAAACTGACAAGAACAGGTGATCAAGTTAGTAATCACTTGAAGACATGGAAAAAGAAATACGCTAGGATCAACTATCTTAAGAATTTGAGTGCTGCTCTTTGGGATGAAGACGAATTCATTGTCTCTCTAGATCATGACCACTACAAAGGACATATGGCG GATCCAAAAAATAAAGCTGATGATGAATATTTGAACAAGCCTCTTCCATACTATGGTTTTCTAGCTACAATTTTTGGCAATAGCGTCGCTACCGGTCAGTATGCAAAGAGTTCCAATGACCCAATTGGGACCGATAGAAGTGAAGGTGTGAGCCATGGGGGTGATGCCACTGCAGAAAATGATGGGCTGAACCATGGTATTGATAAAAGTGTCATCAATGATGATATATCTTCATCAGCTAGACCAGCTAAGAGAGCCAAGACTATTGATGATACCGGGAGAAAGACCGATGGCTTGGTTGAAGCATTTCAGTGTGGCACCCAGACGCTAGCAAATGCAATAGCGCAAGCAAGCAGTGCTTTACCACATGGTTTGTTCGAAGCCGTGGACAGTCTCCCAGGTTTTGAGCTTCACCACAAGACTCGATACTATCAGTACTTGGTTAGGCATCCCAATGATGCCCATGCTTTTGTGAATCTACCGTCCGATTGGAAGCTATCGTGGTTTTCGAGTTTCGTGGCTGAGAACTTCTAG
- the LOC112897228 gene encoding tryptophan decarboxylase 1-like yields the protein MGSIDANPAAFEAFGATGVDGFQPLNAEDVRSYLHKSVDFIYDYYKSVESLPVLPGVEPGYLRRLLQSAPPTSSAPFDIAMKEVREAVVPGMTHWASPNFFAFFPSTNSAAAIAGELIASAMNTVGFTWQANPAATEMEVLALDWLAQLLRLPASFMNRSTGGAGRGTGGGVILGTTSEAMLVTLVSARDAALRRIGSDGVAGITRLTVYAADQTHSTFFKACRLAGFDPANIKSIPTGADTDYGLDPAKLLEIMQADVDAGLVPTYICATVGTTSSNAVDPVGAVADVAARFNAWVHIDAAYAGSACICPEFRHHLDGVERVDSISMSPHKWLMTCLDCTCLWVRDTHRLTGSLETNPEYLKNDASESGTVTDLKDMQVGVGRRFRGLKLWMVMRTYGSAKLQEHIRSDVAMAKMFEDAVRADDRLEVVVPRNFALVCFRIKPRGSMTEQDADEANRELMERLNRTGKAYLAHTAIDGKFVLRFAVGSSLQEERHVRSAWELIKKTTTEIIKGE from the coding sequence ATGGGCAGCATTGACGCCAACCCCGCCGCCTTCGAGGCCTTCGGCGCCACCGGCGTCGACGGCTTCCAGCCGCTCAACGCCGAGGACGTGCGCTCCTACCTCCACAAGTCCGTCGACTTCATCTACGACTACTACAAGTCCGTGGAATCCCTGCCCGTGCTCCCGGGCGTCGAGCCGGGGTACCTGCGCCGCCTGCTGCAGTCCGCGCCGCCCACCTCCTCGGCGCCCTTCGACATCGCCATGAAGGAGGTCCGCGAGGCCGTGGTCCCGGGGATGACGCACTGGGCCAGCCCCAACTTCTTCGCCTTCTTCCCCTCCACCAACAGCGCCGCGGCCATCGCCGGGGAGCTCATCGCCTCCGCCATGAACACCGTCGGGTTCACGTGGCAGGCCAACCCGGCCGCCACCGAGATGGAGGTGCTCGCGCTCGACTGGCTCGCGCAGCTCCTGCGCCTGCCGGCGAGCTTCATGAACCGCAGcacgggcggcgccggccgcggcaCCGGGGGCGGCGTCATCCTCGGCACCACCAGCGAGGCGATGCTCGTCACGCTCGTCTCGGCGCGCGACGCCGCACTGCGCCGGATCGGATCCGATGGGGTCGCCGGGATCACGAGGCTCACCGTGTACGCCGCCGACCAGACGCACTCCACCTTCTTCAAGGCGTGCCGCCTCGCCGGCTTCGACCCGGCCAACATCAAGTCCATCCCGACAGGGGCAGACACCGACTACGGTCTCGACCCCGCGAAGCTGCTCGAGATCATGCAGGCCGACGTCGACGCCGGCCTCGTGCCAACCTACATCTGCGCCACGGTCGGCACCACGTCCTCCAACGCCGTGGACCCAGTGGGCGCTGTCGCTGACGTTGCTGCCCGGTTCAATGCGTGGGTGCACATCGACGCCGCCTACGCCGGCAGCGCGTGCATCTGCCCGGAGTTCCGGCACCACCTCGACGGCGTCGAGCGCGTCGACTCCATCAGCATGAGCCCTCACAAGTGGCTCATGACATGCCTCGACTGCACCTGCCTGTGGGTGCGCGACACGCACCGCCTCACCGGCTCGCTGGAGACCAACCCGGAGTACCTCAAGAACGACGCCAGCGAGTCCGGCACCGTCACCGACCTCAAGGACATGCAGGTCGGCGTCGGCCGCCGCTTCCGAGGGCTCAAGCTCTGGATGGTCATGCGCACCTACGGCTCCGCCAAGCTCCAGGAGCACATCCGGAGCGACGTCGCCATGGCCAAGATGTTCGAGGACGCCGTGCGCGCCGACGACCGGCTCGAGGTCGTGGTGCCGAGGAACTTCGCGCTAGTCTGCTTCAGGATCAAGCCCCGCGGCAGCATGACGGAGCAGGACGCCGACGAGGCCAACCGCGAGCTCATGGAGCGCCTGAACAGGACCGGGAAGGCGTACCTGGCGCACACGGCGATCGACGGCAAGTTTGTGCTGCGGTTCGCGGTGGGGTCGTCGCTGCAGGAGGAGAGGCACGTCCGGAGTGCATGGGAGCTCATCAAGAAGACGACCACCGAGATCATCAAGGGAGAGTAG